The region CCAGCACCGGCGGCAGCATTGCCAGCATGGCGGTGGCCATGGTGAGGTTCCATTCGGTCACGCTGTCGCCGCCGCTGACCATGCGCTTGATGCCGATCACCACGGGATACATATCTTCCTTGGTGGTGACGAGCAGGGGCCACAGGTATTGGTTCCAGCCGTAGATGAACTGGATGACGAACAGCGCGGCGATACTGGTCTTTGACAGGGGCAGCAGCACGTCGCGGAAGAAGCGCATGGGGCCCGCGCCGTCGATGCGGGCGGCTTCCACCAGCTCGTCCGGCACAGTCAGGAAGAACTGGCGGAACAGGAAGGTGGCGGTAGCCGACGCGATCAGGGGCAGGGCCAGGCCGGCATAGCTGTTGAGCAGGCCAAGATCGGCCACGACCTTGTAGGTCGGCGCGATCCGCACTTCCACCGGCAGCATCAACGTGACGAAGATCATCCAGAAGAAGAACATGCGGAAGCGGAAGCGGAAGTACACCACCGCGAAGGCCGACATCAGCGAGATCAGGATCTTGCCGATCGAAATCGACAACGCCATGATCAGGCTGACGTACATCATGCGCAGCACGGGCGTGCCGCTGGAGCCGCCGCCGGAACCGGAGAACAGCGCCTGCATGTAGTTGCTGACGAAATGCGAACCCGGGATCAGCGACATGGGCGCGGACGCCACTTCCTGCGCGGTCTGGGTCGACGCGACGAAAGTCACGTACAGCGGGAATGCCACCACGGCAACGCCGCAGAGCAGAATTATGTGGGCCAGGACATCCAGCCAGGGGCGGCGCTCAACCATATGCCTAATGCCTCGGAAAAATCAGTACTGGACCTTGCGGTCGATGTAGCGGAACTGGACCACGGTCAGGATCACGACGATGAACATCAGGATCACGGACTGCGCGGCCGACGAACCCAGGTCAAGGCCGACGAAACCGTCGCGGTACACCTTGTAGACCAGGATGGAAGTAGACGTGCCAGGGCCGCCTTGGGTGGTGGTGTCGATCACCGCGAAGGTGTCGAAGAACGCGTAGATCACATTCACCACCAGCAGGAAGAAGGTGGTGGGCGACAGCAGCGGGAACACGATGCTCCAGAACCGGCGTGCGGGCGACGCGCCGTCGATGGCGGCCGCTTCGATCAGCGAACGGGGAATCGACTGCAGGCCGGCCAGGAAGAACAGGAAGTTGTAGGAGATCTGCTTCCACACGGCGGCGATCAGCACCAGCACCATGGCCTGGTTGCCGTTCAAGCGCGGATTCCAGTCCACGCCGATATTGCGCAGCGCGACGGCCAGGATGCCGACGGCGGGTGAAAACAGGAACAGCCACAGCACGCCGACCACCGCGGGGGCCACGGCGTAGGGCCAGATCAGCATGGTCTTGTAGATGGACGCGCCTTTCATGACGCGGTCGGCCATCACGGCCAGCAGCAGCGACACGGACAGCCCGACGACGGCCACCAGAATCGAGAAGACCGCGGTGGTCTTGAACGATTCAAGGTAATCGGCTTGCCTGAACAGGTC is a window of Bordetella sp. N DNA encoding:
- the ugpE gene encoding sn-glycerol-3-phosphate ABC transporter permease UgpE, which produces MVERRPWLDVLAHIILLCGVAVVAFPLYVTFVASTQTAQEVASAPMSLIPGSHFVSNYMQALFSGSGGGSSGTPVLRMMYVSLIMALSISIGKILISLMSAFAVVYFRFRFRMFFFWMIFVTLMLPVEVRIAPTYKVVADLGLLNSYAGLALPLIASATATFLFRQFFLTVPDELVEAARIDGAGPMRFFRDVLLPLSKTSIAALFVIQFIYGWNQYLWPLLVTTKEDMYPVVIGIKRMVSGGDSVTEWNLTMATAMLAMLPPVLVVILMQKWFVKGLVDTEK
- the ugpA gene encoding sn-glycerol-3-phosphate ABC transporter permease UgpA, with product MEKRVVFGHKTLPYLLLAPQLIVTIVFFFLPAGQAMWQSFRLEDAFGLSSEFVGLANFLDLFRQADYLESFKTTAVFSILVAVVGLSVSLLLAVMADRVMKGASIYKTMLIWPYAVAPAVVGVLWLFLFSPAVGILAVALRNIGVDWNPRLNGNQAMVLVLIAAVWKQISYNFLFFLAGLQSIPRSLIEAAAIDGASPARRFWSIVFPLLSPTTFFLLVVNVIYAFFDTFAVIDTTTQGGPGTSTSILVYKVYRDGFVGLDLGSSAAQSVILMFIVVILTVVQFRYIDRKVQY